A region from the Onthophagus taurus isolate NC chromosome 8, IU_Otau_3.0, whole genome shotgun sequence genome encodes:
- the LOC111423006 gene encoding ubiquitin-conjugating enzyme E2 H, giving the protein MSSPSAGKRRMDTDVIKLIESKHEVTIMSGLNDFCVKFYGPRGTPYEGGVWKVRVHLPEHYPFKSPSIGFMNRVYHPNIDEVSGTVCLDVINQAWTALYDLSNIFESFLPQLLTYPNPIDPLNGDAAAMYLHKPEEYKKKVTEYVRKYATEEALRGQETNVSSDSESSMSDFSEDEAEDMEL; this is encoded by the exons ATGTCTTCGCCAAGTGCTGGAAAAAGACGGATGGACACCGATGTCATTAAACT TATTGAAAGCAAACATGAAGTTACAATTATGAGTGGATTGAACGATTTTTGCGTTAAATTTTATGGACCTCGTGGAa cACCGTACGAAGGTGGTGTTTGGAAGGTTCGTGTTCACTTGCCAGAGCATTACCCGTTTAAATCCCCGAGCATAGGATTTATGAATAGGGTTTACCATCCGAATATAGACGAGGTCTCAGGTACAGTTTGTCTGGATGTTATTAACCAGGCATGGACTGCCTTATACG ATTTATCAAATATATTTGAATCGTTTCTGCCGCAATTATTAACATACCCGAATCCCATAGATCCATTAAACGGAGATGCGGCCGCTATGTATCTTCATAAACCTGAAGAATATAAGAAGAAAGTAAcag AATATGTAAGAAAGTACGCCACGGAAGAAGCATTGCGAGGTCAGGAGACAAATGTGAGCTCGGATAGCGAGTCTAGCATGTCGGATTTTTCGGAAGACGAAGCGGAAGACATGGAATTATAA